GTAGAACGCGAGCGGGGTCGCCGCCAGCGCCGCCGCCGCCGCCGGCCAGGTCACCGCCTCCCCCCGCAACGCGCTCGCCAGGCGCCCGGTGGCCCAGGCCGCGAGGATGGCGGCGAGCCACGGCAGCAGCCGCAGCGCGCGGTCGCCGGCGGCCGCCTCCGGGACCGCGGCCAGCAGCGGGAACAGCACCGGGTAGATCGAGGCGAGCCGGTCACCAACCGGAGCGGTGAACGGCGGAATGTGGTGGAGCTCCGGGTCGAGGCCCCTCGCGGGGTAGTCGAACCCGCGCGGTGATCCCTCTCCTTCCGCGAAGGCGAGGCACTGCCAGTACTTGGGACCGGAGTCGGCGGAGAAGAACCCGGTCGGGGGCAGGGTTGCCAGCAGCCCGAGCAGGCCCACCGCCGCGAGCAGGAACGCCAGCAGCCCGAGGCGGGGTGGTTCCTTCAATGCCGCTTCACTCGATGCCGATGCAGACCTTGCCGAAATGGGCGCCCGACCGCAGGTGCTCGAACGCGGCCCGGGCCTGGGCGAACGGGAACACGCCATCCACCACGGGCCGCAGCTCGTGCTGGGCGACGGCGCGGTTCATCCGCTCGAACGCCTGCCGTGAGCCCACCAGCAGCCCCTGGATCCGGACGCACTTCATGAACACCGGCACGATGCTGAGCTCCGACGCCCCGCCCGCCAGGACGCCGACCAGCGAGATCTCCCCGCCGACCCGGATCGCCTGCAGCGACTGCGCCAGCGTGCCGGCCCCTCCGACCTCGACGATGTGATCGACGCCCACCCCTCCGGTGAGCTCCCGGACGGTCTTGCCCCACTGCGGGTCGTCGAGGTAGTTGATCTCCTGCCAGGCGCCGAGCCGCCGCGCCTTCACCAGCTTGTCGTCGCTGCTCGACAGGACGATGACGCGCGCGCCGAGCATCTGCGCGAACTGCAGCGCGAAGATCGACACGCCGCCGGTGCCCTGGACCAGCACCGTGTCGCCGGCGGCCACCCGGCCCTGCTCGACGAGCGCGCTCCATGCGGTCAGCGCGGCGCACGGCAGGGTCGCGGCCTCGGCGTCGCTGAGGTGCTCGGGGACGCGGATCACCCCCCGCTCGGGCAGCACCATGAGCTCGGCCAGGGTGCCGTCGAGCGGCCCACCCAGCGTCGCGCGGAGCTCCTCGACGGTCGGCCGGCCGCCCATCCGGCCCTGCGAGAACAGGGTCGCGACGCGATCGCCGACGGCGACCCGGCTCACCCCCTCGCCCACAGCCGCCACCTCCCCCACCCCGTCCGAGCACGGGACCAGCGGCAGCGGCTGCCGCGGGTTGTAGCTGCCCTCGACGGTCATCAGGTCGCGGTAGTTGAGCGAGACTGCGCGCATCCTGAGCAGCACCTCGCCGGGGCCGGGCGCGGGATCCGGCCGCTCGCCGAGCTGCAGGTTGTCGAGCCCGAACCCGCCCCGAATCTCGATGGCCCGCATCCGGAACCTCCCCCGGCAGGCCGCCGGCGCGACCGCGATCATAGCGCGCTCGGCCAGCGCGGCGCGGGACCGCCGGTCCCCCGGGAGCAGGCGGTCGGCGCCGTCCCGCGCCCCCTCCCTCCTGGTATACTCCGGCTGCCTCTCGCCACCGCGAAGGGAGGGCGCGCCGCAATGAGGTTCATCGTCCACTGGCTGGTGATCGCCCTCGCGCTGTGGGTGACCGCGACCATCCTGCCCGGAGTCGAGGTGAGCTCCTGGCAGGCGCTGGCGGTCGCGGCGATCGTGCTCGGCCTGCTCAACGCCCTGGTGCGCCCGATCCTGGTGCTGCTGACCCTGCCGATCACGGTGCTGACCCTCGGCCTCTTCTACCTGATCGTCAACGGCTTCACCTTCCTGCTGGCGTCCAAGCTGGTGCCCGGCTTCGAGGTCGCCGGCTTCTGGTGGGCCGTGCTGGGCGCCCTGGTGGTGAGCCTGGTGTCGTGGTTCGTGGGCAGCTTCGCCGGCAAGCGGTGACGGGTCGATCCCAGGCACAGCTCGCGGTCGGCGCCGGACCCGCAGCCCGCAAGGATCGCCTTCGTCCGCTGATCGGGAGGGCACGCCATGCCCCGCGGAGGTCGCCATCCCAGGACCAGGGGGTGGACATTACACGTGAAAAGATTCACAATACCCACGGGAGGTGGCGGCCGCCGCCGCTTCCGCAGCTGACGGTCGAACGAGGAAGGGGGAGGGAGATGAGGCATCTGGTCATCGTCGTTGTAGGGTGCTGCCTGGTGGTCGCTGGCTGCTCGCGCGGTCCCGAGCCGGCGTCCGAGGTCACGGCCGCTGTCGAGTGGCAGCCGGTCGCGGCGGGCGACATGACCCCGGCCCAGCAAGCGCAGCAGGAGCTGGTGGCGACGGCGACCAACTCGATGATGGCGGAGCTGTTGGGCGAGCTCCACGCGGCCCTCGACTCCGGCGGCGGCCCTGCCGGGATCGAGGCGTGCCGCTTGAAGGCGCCCGAGATCGCGGCCCGGGTCTCCGAGGAGTACGGGGTCGCGATCGGCCGCACCTCTGATCGCCTGCGCAACCCCGCCAACACGATGCCCGCATGGGCGGTGCGGACGGTCGCGGACGGGATCGCCGAGCCGACCTTCCTCGCCGGCCCCGGCGGCGAGCTGGGGGCCATGCTGCCGATCCGGCTGCGGGCCGAGTGCGAGATGTGCCACGGGCTGGCCGAGTCGATCGCCGAGGACATCCAGCGAGCCATCGCCACCTTCTATCCGGACGACCGGGCGGTGGGCTTCGTCGAGGGAGACCTGCGCGGCTGGATCTGGGTCGAGGTCCCCCGCGGCGAGCCCGAAACCGCGCTCTGATGCCAGAGCCCCTGAGGTGATCGGCCCATGGATGTCGTGCTGCTGGCGCGCCTGCAGTTTGCGCTGACGATCGCCTTTCACTACATCTTCCCGCCGCTGACCATCGGCATGGGCGTGGTGATGGTCTTCCTCGAGGCCCGCTACCTCGCCACCGGTGACCGCATCTACGAGGTCGCGGCTCGCTTCTGGACCCGGATCTTCGCCCTCAACTTCGCGATCGGCGTCGCCACCGGGATCGTCATGGAGTTCCAGTTCGGCACCAACTGGGCCGCGTACTCCCGTTTCGTCGGCGACGTCTTCGGCTCGGCGCTGGCCGCCGAGGGGATCTTCGCGTTCTTCCTCGAGTCCGGCTTCCTCGCCCTGCTGGTCTTCGGCTGGGACCGGATCTCGCCCAAGATGCACTTCTTCTCGACCTGCATGGTGGCGCTCGGATCGATCTTCTCCTCGGTGTGGATCGTCGTCGCCAACAGCTGGCAGCAGACGCCCGCCGGCCACCACATCGTGCCCCTGCTGCGCGACGGCAGGCCCCTGGTCATCGACGGCGAGCCGGTGCTGCGGGCCGAGATCGTCGACTTCTGGGCGCTGGTCTTCAACCCCTCGACGGTTCATCGGCTGGTCCACGTCTGGATCGGCGCCTTCATCCTCGGCTCGTTCTTCATCATGTCGATCTCGGCCTACTACCTGCTGCGGCGCCGCCACGTCGAGTTCGCGAGGCGGTCGCTCGAGGGCGCGCTGCTGTTCGCCACCATCGCGTCGCTCGCCGCGGTCGTCTCGGGCCACTTCCAGGCGCGGACGGTCTATCGGTACCAGCCGGCGAAGCTCGCCGCCTTCGAGGCCCACTACCGGACCGGGCCGGCCGACCTGAGCCTGATCGGCGTGCCCGACGACGCCGCCGAGAGGATCCGCTTCAACCTGGCGATCCCGGGCGGCCTGAGCTTCCTCGTCCACGACGACTTCGATCAGCCGGTGGTCGGGCTCGACCGCTTCCGGCCCGCCGACCGCCCGCCGGTCCTGCTCTCCTTCGCCAGCTACCACGTCATGATCGGCCTCGGCACGCTGTTCGTGGTCGTCACCCTGCTCGCCGCCTTCCTGTACTGGCGCCGGCGCCTCTTCGAGACCCGCTGGCTGCTGTGGGTGCTGGTGTTCGCGGTGGCCGGCCCGGTCATCGCCAACGAGCTCGGCTGGGTCGCCGCCGAGGTCGGCCGCCAGCCCTGGATCGTCCACCCGCCGGTGGCGTGGACCGAGGGCGGCGATCTGGTGGTCGGACCCGACGGGGTCGTGAGCTACGACGAGTCGCTCGGCCTGCGCACCGCCGACGCGGTCAGCCCGGCGGTCGAGGCCTCCCAGGTCGCGGCGTCCATCGCGGCCTTCGGCCTCATCTACGCCTGCCTGCTCGCGGTGTGGCTCTACCTGCTGGACAAGAAGATCCGTCACGGCCCGGAGCCGCTGGCGGCACCCGACGCCGCCGGCCGTGAGGGAGTCGTCGCGGTCGCGGCCCGCCTCCAGGATCATTCGGACTCGCTGACCGGGTCGGCCGAAAGCTGATGAGGGGAGGTCCGGCGTGGACTGGGCCACACTGTGCGTGATCTGGTTCGCACTCGAGGGCGTGCTGCTCACCGGCTACGCCATTCTCGACGGCTTCGACCTCGGCATCGGCATCCTCCATCCGTTCGCGCCGAAGACCGAGGAGGAACGGCGGGTCGCCATCAACTCGATCGGACCGCTCTGGGACGGCAACGAGGTCTGGCTGGTGACCTTCGGCGGGGCGCTGTTCGCCGCCTTTCCTGAAGCCTACGCGACGGTGTTCTCGGGCTTCTACAGCGCCTTCATGCTGCTGCTGTTCGCGCTGATCTTCCGCGCGGTGTCGATGGAGTTCCGCTCCAAGGTGGCAAGCCCGCGCTGGCAGCGGTTCTGGGACTGGAGCTTCTTCGGCGGCTCGGCCCTCGCCACCCTGCTGTTCGGCGTCGCCGTCGGCAACGCGATCCTCGGCATCCCGCTCGACCACCGGGGCGACTTCACCGGCACGCTGCTCGACCAGCTGGGCCCCTACCCGGTCCTGGTCGGAGCGATGACCGTCGCGCTGTTCGCGATGCACGGGGGGCTGTTCCTGTACCTCAAGACCGAGGGCGCCTTCCAGGCGCGGCTGCGCGACTGGATGTGGCGAAGCTGGGGGCTCTTCCTGGTCACCTACATGCTGACGACCATGTACACCCTGGTGGAGGTCCCCCGTGCGACCGCCAACTTCGAGCACTGGCCGTTGGCGGCCGCGGTGGTGATCGTCAACGTCCTGGCCGTCGCCAACATCCCGCGCTGCCTGCACTGGGGACGGCCGGGACAGGCGTTCATATCGAGCTGTGTCGTGATCGCGACCTTGACGCTGTTGTTCGGGCTCGCGCTCTATCCTAACCTGGTGACGGCGAGCAACGATCCGGCCAACTCGGTCACCATCTTCAGCGCCGCCTCGAGCCCCAAGACGCTGACCATCATGCTGATCATCGCCGCGGTGGGCATGCCGTTCGTGCTGGCCTACACCGGGATCATCTACTGGGCCTTCCGCGGCAAGGTACGGCTCGACGAGCACAGCTACTAGCCCGCATGTCTCACCGCCCTCCTGAATCGAGGTGCAAGTGACCGGTAGGCGGTACCACCGGAGGTCGCTGAGAAATGCGGGCTGTGGAGAGAAGCGGGTATCGGTCTTGGTGAGGTTGGGGGGCGCCGCGGAGGAAGCGTTGCAGGTCGGCCCGGCCGCCGCGCCGCGCCCGCTCGACCCCTGACCGTGTCGTTGGTGATACCCTGATGTGCCGAGCGCCGAAGGGGGGCACCATGGCAGACCGGACGAAGAGCATCGAGCTGCTCAACGCGGCGATCGCCGACGAGCTCGCGACCATCCACCAGTACATGTACTTCCACTTCCGGCTCGACGACCTCGGCTACGCGCCGCTGGCGACCCTGCTCAGGCAGACCGCGATCCAGGAGATGCTCCACGCCGAGCAGATCGCCGAGCGCATCCTCTTCCTCGGCGGCGAGGTCGAGATGAAGGTCGGCCGCGAGGTGGAGAAGATCCACGACGCGCACGAGATGGTCGCCCGGGCCAAGCAGCTCGAGCAGGAGGCCATCGACATGTACAACCGGTTTGCCGCCGAGGCCGGCAACATCCCGGACTCCGGATCGAAGAAGCTGTTCGAGGCGCTGGTCGATGAGGAAGAGCTCCACTGGGACCAGTTCGACCAGCAGGCCGAGCACATCGAGCGCTTCGGCGAGCAGTACCTCGCGTTGCAGTCGTTCCAGGGGGAGGGCGGGCCGGGCGGTCAGCCGCCAGCGTGACCGCTCAACGCACAGGGAGGCCGGCAGCGGCCGGAGGGCGGCGCGCCTCGGAACCCGGTTGCGCCGGCGCCGGTGGTCGCCGTCGAAGGGGCCGTGACGTGGTCGACGAATCGATCCGCACGAGGGAGTAGCGAGTGACACCCGAGCTCGTTGCCCTGGTGATCACCGCCGCCTCCATCGGTGTCGGACACACCCTGCTCGGACCCGACCACTACCTGCCGTTCGTCGTCCTCGCCCGCGCCCGCGGCTGGTCCAGGCCCTTCACCGTTCTCGTCACCACGCTGTGCGGCATCGGCCACGTCGGCTCGTCGGTTGTTCTGGGCATGGTCGGCATTGCCCTCGGCATCGCCGTGGCCAGGGTCGAGGGAATTGAGTCCGCCCGCGGCGACATCGCCGCCTGGCTCCTCACCGCCTTCGGGCTCGTTTACATGGTCTGGGGCCTCCGGCGCGCGGCCCGCCACCGCACCCACAGCCACGTCCATGCCCACGCCGACGGCGAAACCCACGTCCACCTGCACGATCACGAGCAGGCTCACCTCCATCCCCACGACCATGGCCGGGAGACGCCGTCCCTCACGCCCTGGGTGCTGTTTACCATCTTCGTGTTCGGCCCGTGCGAGCCGCTGATCCCGATCCTGATGTACCCCGCCGCGGCGGACAGCGCTTTCGGCGTCGCGCTGGTGGCCGGCGTGTTCGGCGCCGCGACCATCCTGACCATGCTGGCGATCGTGCTGCTGCTGTCCTTCGGGCTCAGCCGGATCCCGACCCGCGGCCTCGAGCGCTACTCGCACGCACTCGCCGGCCTCGCGATCTTCCTCTGCGGCGTGGCGATCCACCTCGGCTTGTGAGCTGCCTCAGCAGCCACCGCGAGCCAGGGCGAGCAGCACCGCCCGTGATCGCGCGATCGTGGGCCGGGTCTCCACGGTGAGGCCAGCGGCCTCGGCCGCCGCGAGCTCAGCGTCGAGCTCCTCCGCCGTCACGTGACCCGACGGCTCGGCCAGGAGTGCGCGGCCCGTCGGCGACAGGAGCGCCGCAAGCTCGGCCATCAGACACTGCACATCCGGAACCTCGTGCGCGACGGCGAAGAGCAGTGCGAAGTCGACTCGGCCGGCGAGATCGGTGAGCCCGAGGCTGTCCGCAGCGCAGCCGCGCGTCTCGATGATCGTCGACAGATCGGCGCGGCGGGCGCGCCGCTCGAGCGTGCGCAGCATGCGCGCCTGCAGATCGACCGCGACCACCCGGCCGGTCGGCCCGACGAGCCTCGCCATGGGGAGCGTGAAGAAGCCCATCGCGCAGCCGACGTCGACCACCGTCATGCCGGGCCTCACCAGCGGCTCGAGGATCCGCCTCGGGTCTTGCCCCCACCTGCGGAATGGGCTCAACAGGGCGTAGCCGATCCACCACGGGCACACGCTGTGCGGCATCGGTTCGCCCTCCGTTCAACCTCGGCTGCCTCGGCCGGAGGCAGCAACAGCCTACGCCATCCTCGGTGTCGGCCGAGATGGCAGTGAAGCTCGGCGCCGCCTTCCGGACGACCCCGGAGTTCTGGCTCAACGCCCAGAAGGCCGTCGACCTCTACCGCGCGGAGAAGAAGCTCGGCAAGCTTCCGTCCCCGCTGCTCAAGGCGAGCCAGGGAGCTGGCAGCGCGACTCGGGGCCCCCCTGAAGAGCGCATGCACACGCTCCCAGCCGTTCTCGCGTTTGGGAGCCGGGATGGCGCTCGCGAGTCGGCTCTCTGACACTGACTTGTCAACTCATGATTGACAACAGACAACCGACGGTTTACACTCATGCCGTGATACGAACGTGGCGGCACAAGGGCCTGAAGGAGTTCTTCGAGAAAGGCCGGAGCCGTCGAGTTCGTCCTGACCTGCAGGCGCGAGTGCTTCTGATGCTCGACGCGCTGGACGCGGCGACCATGCCATCGGATCTCTGGATTCCGGGGTTCGATTTCCACCAACTGCGGGGGTTTCGGCCGCCGCGTTACTCGATCCACGTCAACGGCCCGTGGTGTATCACCTTCGAGATTCGGGAAGGTGACGCACTCCGAGTGGACCTGGAGCAGTACCATTGAGGCCCCGCGATGAAAGGTGAATCAAGGAGGCCGACCGTGGCTGACGTCAGGGGCAGGACCCCGAATCACCCCGGCACTCTGTTGCGCGAGATCGTGCTGCCCGCGATGCGCGTGAGCATCGCGCAGGCCGCTCGCGAGATGGGTATCAGCCGGCAGCAGCTGCACAAGATCCTCAGCGGCAACGGCAGGGTGACGCCGGAGATGGCCGCGCGGCTCGGCAAGTACTGCGGCAACGGCCCGCAGCTCTGGCTCAACATGCAGAACGCCTTCGATCTCTGGCACGCCCAGCACGCTCTCGCTGCCGAGCTCGGCGAAATCCCATGCCGAGCGGTGGGATAGTCCGGCACGGTCCGAGGTGCCGTGGTCGAGGCCTGTCGACCGCCTCCTCGGTCAGGTGGTGACGACGCGAGGCGCGACCCCGCCGGGCCTGCCGAAGTGTGGCACGGCATCGAAAGAGTGCCCGGCACGGTTGTTGACTTTGTGGTGGCCGGGCGTGCATGTCGCTCAGGTCTGGACTCGACGAACTCCCAGAGCGGGTTGATCGATTGCCCATCGATATGGCGTGCTGCACCGCGGCCGGCTCCCCACGAGCACGATCAGCCGATCGTCCTCGATGGTGTAGAGAATGCGCCAGTCGCCTTCGAGGACCCGGTGAGACGTCCCCGACGTACCTTGCAGCTGGACCGCGCCCCGCGGCCTCCGGTCGGTCGCGGGCCTCCACATCCTCCGATAGACTCGTTGCTGGACCGCCCAAGCCAACGACACAATTTCAACCGAACTCCTCGACCCGAGGTCGTCGCCGGGCGCGACGACCAAGGGCATCCAGAGTAGCGGGGCCCAAGGTGCTCTGTCAGGATGGTCACAGTCAATCCACGGAGGGCAGGCCGATGGCGGAGTTCGTCGGAGCGATCGACCAGGGAACGACGAGCACGCGCTTCATGGTCTTCGACGGCAACGGCACGCCGGTCGCGAGCCGCCAGCTCGAGCACGAGCAGATCCTCCCCCGCCCCGGCTGGGTCGAGCACGATCCGGTCGAGATCTTCGAGCGCACCGCGACCGTCGTCCGGGGGGCCCTGTCGAACGCCGGGCTCGACGCCTCGAACCTGGCGGCGATCGGCCTCACCAACCAGCGGGAGACGACGGTGGTGTGGGACCCGGTGACCGGCCGGCCCTGGTGCAACGCCATCGTCTGGCAGGACACCCGGACCGACCAGCTGATGCGCGAGCTCGAGGCGTCCGGACAGGGCGACCGGATCCGGGCGGTCTCCGGCCTGCCGCCCGCCACCTACTTCTCGGCCGGCAAGATCCGCTGGATCCTCGACCATGTCGACGGCGTTCGGAAAGCCGCCGGCCGCGGCCGGGCGCTGTTCGGGACCATCGACAGCTGGCTGCTGTGGAACCTCACCGGCGGCGTTCACGGCGGCGTGCACGCAACCGACATCACCAACGCCAGCCGGACGATGCTGATGTCGCTGCGGTCTCTCGAGTGGGACGACGGCCTGCTCGAGGCGCTCGGCATCCCTCGCCCGATGCTTCCCGCCATCCACCCGTCGGCCTCGGAGTTCGGCGAGACGTCGGAGCTTGGGCCGTTCGGGCGCCGGGTGCCGATCCGCGCCGTCCTCGGCGACCAGCAGGCCGCCACCGTCGGCCAGGCCTGCTTTCGCCCCGGCGAGGCGAAGAACACCTACGGCACCGGCAACTTCATGCTCATGAACACCGGCGGCGAGATCGTGCCATCCAAGGCCGGGCTTCTGACCACGGTCTGCTACGGTTTCGAGGGCAGCCCGGCTGCCTACGCGCTCGAGGGGTCGGTCGCTGTCACCGGTGCCGCGGTGCAGTGGCTGCGTGACCAGATCGGCCTCATCGGCAGCGCCGCCGAGATCGAGGGCCTCGCGGGCCGCGTCGCGGACAACGGCGGCGTCTACTTCGTGCCCGCGTTCTCCGGGCTGTTCGCGCCCTACTGGCGCTCCGACGCCCGCGGCGTGATCGTCGGCCTCACCCGGTACAGCGAGCGCGGCCACCTGGCGCGGGCGACGCTCGAGGCCATCTGCTTCCAGACCCGCGACGTGCTGCACGCGATGGAGCAGGACTCCGGGATCGCCCTCGAGGTCATCAAGGCGGACGGCGGCGCCACCGCGAACGACACTCTGATGCAGCTCCAGGCCGACATCCTCGGCGTGTCCGTGGTGCGGCCCCGGATCACGGAGACCACGTCGCTGGGCGTCGCGTCCGCAGCCGGCCTCGCCTCGGGGCTGTGGAGCGACCTCGAGCAGATCCGACAGAACTGGAAGGTCGACCGCCGGTGGGACCCAAGCTGGTCCGCTGACCGCCGGGAGGCCGCCTACCGGGGTTGGAGGCGCGCAGTCGACAGGACTCTCGACCTGGCGTGAGCCCGTCCGTCGAGGATCAACGAAACGCCTGCCGCCTGCTGCACATGCCGGCTCACGACCCGAGCTCGTGACGCCGGTTGGCACCCACCGCGTTCCGCCGCCGGTGCCGAAGCGGAGGGGCTCGCGGTCTCAGGCCGAGAAGGACGCGACGGCCATCTCCTCGTCGTCGAACATCTCAAAGACGCCCACGAGGCCGGACATCGTGAGCAGCTTGCGCGCCTTCAGGTTGGCGTGCAGCAGCTTGATTCCGGCGTTTTTCGCCGCCGCCGTTGCTTTGCAGCGGATCAACTCGCCGAGCCCGGAGGAGTCAATGGCCGTGACATCCTTCAGGTTGATCACGATCTTCGTGTGGCCGTCCTCGAGCTCGGTGAGCATCGCACCGCGAAGCGCGACGTCACCCACGCCGATCGTGAGCTTGCCGTTGAGATCCAGGATCGCGACGTCGCCGGCCAGTCGTTTCGTGATGACCATCTCCACCCTCCGGGAGCGCAAACGGCATTCGATCCGCCGTCAGGCCTTGAAGTGATGACCAGCATTATGGCACATCGCCGTGCGATCCGCTTCGTCCAGGCCGCCGCCGGCCATTCGCCCCTCGCCGCGCCCGACCCGCCCGGCTCCGCGCGCCACCCGGCGTATTTCTCCGCGCTCCCGCGGACACATTCAGGTGAGGTGAAGTGCATGCCGGTGCGCTCCGAAGAGGAACCGCTTGCGCCGCCCGCGGCCTTCGGCGTCCACGACTTGCTGGATCGGCTGCCGGTTTCCGTCGTCGTGACCGACCGCGAGGGCCGCATCGGGCACTGCAACCGGGCGTTCGCCGACGCGGTCGGCCGTGACGTCGGAGCGCTCGCCGGGCGCCACCTGTGGGAGTTTCTGAGCGGCGACCGGCTGCCCGAGGCGCGGCGCCACGTCGCGGACGGGGCCCCCGGACCTCATCCAAACTGGAACCTCCTGCTCGAGAGCGCGGACGGCGGGTGCCGGCTCGCCTCGTGGTCATTCCAGCCGATCGGCGACGGGCAGCAGCGCGGATCGATTGTCGGCACCGGGGTGCCGGCACGAGACGCGGGCCCGCACGCCGCATCAGCCGCGGCGGACCGGATCATACGGACGCTGATGACGCACTCCTCGGACGTGCTCTGCGTCCTCGGACCGGACGGAACGCTCCGCTTCGCGAGCCCGTCCACGGAGCGGATCCTCGGCTACCGCCCCGACGAGATGGTCGGCAGGCAGGTCCTCGACCTCGTCCACCAGGACGACGTCGAGCGTGCGCGTGCGGCCATCGAGCTCGGGGTCGGCTCGCCTGGCCGGCCGCAGGTCGTGGAAGTCAGG
The sequence above is drawn from the Thermoanaerobaculales bacterium genome and encodes:
- a CDS encoding NAD(P)-dependent alcohol dehydrogenase, whose protein sequence is MRAIEIRGGFGLDNLQLGERPDPAPGPGEVLLRMRAVSLNYRDLMTVEGSYNPRQPLPLVPCSDGVGEVAAVGEGVSRVAVGDRVATLFSQGRMGGRPTVEELRATLGGPLDGTLAELMVLPERGVIRVPEHLSDAEAATLPCAALTAWSALVEQGRVAAGDTVLVQGTGGVSIFALQFAQMLGARVIVLSSSDDKLVKARRLGAWQEINYLDDPQWGKTVRELTGGVGVDHIVEVGGAGTLAQSLQAIRVGGEISLVGVLAGGASELSIVPVFMKCVRIQGLLVGSRQAFERMNRAVAQHELRPVVDGVFPFAQARAAFEHLRSGAHFGKVCIGIE
- a CDS encoding phage holin family protein; the encoded protein is MRFIVHWLVIALALWVTATILPGVEVSSWQALAVAAIVLGLLNALVRPILVLLTLPITVLTLGLFYLIVNGFTFLLASKLVPGFEVAGFWWAVLGALVVSLVSWFVGSFAGKR
- a CDS encoding DUF3365 domain-containing protein, which encodes MRHLVIVVVGCCLVVAGCSRGPEPASEVTAAVEWQPVAAGDMTPAQQAQQELVATATNSMMAELLGELHAALDSGGGPAGIEACRLKAPEIAARVSEEYGVAIGRTSDRLRNPANTMPAWAVRTVADGIAEPTFLAGPGGELGAMLPIRLRAECEMCHGLAESIAEDIQRAIATFYPDDRAVGFVEGDLRGWIWVEVPRGEPETAL
- a CDS encoding cytochrome ubiquinol oxidase subunit I — its product is MDVVLLARLQFALTIAFHYIFPPLTIGMGVVMVFLEARYLATGDRIYEVAARFWTRIFALNFAIGVATGIVMEFQFGTNWAAYSRFVGDVFGSALAAEGIFAFFLESGFLALLVFGWDRISPKMHFFSTCMVALGSIFSSVWIVVANSWQQTPAGHHIVPLLRDGRPLVIDGEPVLRAEIVDFWALVFNPSTVHRLVHVWIGAFILGSFFIMSISAYYLLRRRHVEFARRSLEGALLFATIASLAAVVSGHFQARTVYRYQPAKLAAFEAHYRTGPADLSLIGVPDDAAERIRFNLAIPGGLSFLVHDDFDQPVVGLDRFRPADRPPVLLSFASYHVMIGLGTLFVVVTLLAAFLYWRRRLFETRWLLWVLVFAVAGPVIANELGWVAAEVGRQPWIVHPPVAWTEGGDLVVGPDGVVSYDESLGLRTADAVSPAVEASQVAASIAAFGLIYACLLAVWLYLLDKKIRHGPEPLAAPDAAGREGVVAVAARLQDHSDSLTGSAES
- the cydB gene encoding cytochrome d ubiquinol oxidase subunit II; its protein translation is MDWATLCVIWFALEGVLLTGYAILDGFDLGIGILHPFAPKTEEERRVAINSIGPLWDGNEVWLVTFGGALFAAFPEAYATVFSGFYSAFMLLLFALIFRAVSMEFRSKVASPRWQRFWDWSFFGGSALATLLFGVAVGNAILGIPLDHRGDFTGTLLDQLGPYPVLVGAMTVALFAMHGGLFLYLKTEGAFQARLRDWMWRSWGLFLVTYMLTTMYTLVEVPRATANFEHWPLAAAVVIVNVLAVANIPRCLHWGRPGQAFISSCVVIATLTLLFGLALYPNLVTASNDPANSVTIFSAASSPKTLTIMLIIAAVGMPFVLAYTGIIYWAFRGKVRLDEHSY
- a CDS encoding ferritin-like domain-containing protein gives rise to the protein MADRTKSIELLNAAIADELATIHQYMYFHFRLDDLGYAPLATLLRQTAIQEMLHAEQIAERILFLGGEVEMKVGREVEKIHDAHEMVARAKQLEQEAIDMYNRFAAEAGNIPDSGSKKLFEALVDEEELHWDQFDQQAEHIERFGEQYLALQSFQGEGGPGGQPPA
- a CDS encoding sulfite exporter TauE/SafE family protein, which encodes MTPELVALVITAASIGVGHTLLGPDHYLPFVVLARARGWSRPFTVLVTTLCGIGHVGSSVVLGMVGIALGIAVARVEGIESARGDIAAWLLTAFGLVYMVWGLRRAARHRTHSHVHAHADGETHVHLHDHEQAHLHPHDHGRETPSLTPWVLFTIFVFGPCEPLIPILMYPAAADSAFGVALVAGVFGAATILTMLAIVLLLSFGLSRIPTRGLERYSHALAGLAIFLCGVAIHLGL
- a CDS encoding methyltransferase domain-containing protein — encoded protein: MPHSVCPWWIGYALLSPFRRWGQDPRRILEPLVRPGMTVVDVGCAMGFFTLPMARLVGPTGRVVAVDLQARMLRTLERRARRADLSTIIETRGCAADSLGLTDLAGRVDFALLFAVAHEVPDVQCLMAELAALLSPTGRALLAEPSGHVTAEELDAELAAAEAAGLTVETRPTIARSRAVLLALARGGC
- a CDS encoding type II toxin-antitoxin system RelE/ParE family toxin gives rise to the protein MIDNRQPTVYTHAVIRTWRHKGLKEFFEKGRSRRVRPDLQARVLLMLDALDAATMPSDLWIPGFDFHQLRGFRPPRYSIHVNGPWCITFEIREGDALRVDLEQYH
- a CDS encoding HigA family addiction module antitoxin, giving the protein MADVRGRTPNHPGTLLREIVLPAMRVSIAQAAREMGISRQQLHKILSGNGRVTPEMAARLGKYCGNGPQLWLNMQNAFDLWHAQHALAAELGEIPCRAVG
- the glpK gene encoding glycerol kinase GlpK, which produces MAEFVGAIDQGTTSTRFMVFDGNGTPVASRQLEHEQILPRPGWVEHDPVEIFERTATVVRGALSNAGLDASNLAAIGLTNQRETTVVWDPVTGRPWCNAIVWQDTRTDQLMRELEASGQGDRIRAVSGLPPATYFSAGKIRWILDHVDGVRKAAGRGRALFGTIDSWLLWNLTGGVHGGVHATDITNASRTMLMSLRSLEWDDGLLEALGIPRPMLPAIHPSASEFGETSELGPFGRRVPIRAVLGDQQAATVGQACFRPGEAKNTYGTGNFMLMNTGGEIVPSKAGLLTTVCYGFEGSPAAYALEGSVAVTGAAVQWLRDQIGLIGSAAEIEGLAGRVADNGGVYFVPAFSGLFAPYWRSDARGVIVGLTRYSERGHLARATLEAICFQTRDVLHAMEQDSGIALEVIKADGGATANDTLMQLQADILGVSVVRPRITETTSLGVASAAGLASGLWSDLEQIRQNWKVDRRWDPSWSADRREAAYRGWRRAVDRTLDLA
- a CDS encoding STAS domain-containing protein, which gives rise to MVITKRLAGDVAILDLNGKLTIGVGDVALRGAMLTELEDGHTKIVINLKDVTAIDSSGLGELIRCKATAAAKNAGIKLLHANLKARKLLTMSGLVGVFEMFDDEEMAVASFSA